In one Spirosoma rigui genomic region, the following are encoded:
- a CDS encoding hybrid sensor histidine kinase/response regulator transcription factor, with amino-acid sequence MTSHQAFRPSGARLHDAEQRVYLSRVRRFFFLLLALIPALGPAVAQQATESFEHLSVADGLSHNSVNCILQDRAGFMWLGTKDGLNCYDGYTFTVFRPDPTDPAHSFHSNRVSGLFQDHLDRIWAVTEGGGLHEVNRLTGRVTPHPIQGAGANRWNNQLAVYEDRQGMLWISTYNGLARYDAANRHFTLYPSPQPDMPIKRIFEDKQQRLWVSTAKGLHLFDRRRGRYTLVPAPVAGDQPVFNSIYLDNSNRLWLGTAGHGLFWIDLSKQPLTINPCNPGGNIHKFVFLYAVQRDDRQNTWVGTTEGLQVISADMRQVKTYRPDPTTPGAISSINAQVVYFDRAGTLWIGTDNGIDKKPVNTKPFVTYQVKRTIGTANLVENRVNAVVLDGQNRLWLSNHHALYRTDSQQNNPVQIDPARLGGSATRRNIVFSLLPNGKSGVWIGTETGLYAYDAQTDQYTAYPSDISAQFISRGPTGHLWIGCEGGIARFDPTTHTYTYYKYDPAATGNTGLPDRFVYTLLASRTGNVWVAINGKGISRLDPATGRFTHYSAGSRPGQLNNDEVLTFYEDEAGMLWIGTNQGGLNRLDPKTGRFSAFTTREGLPSNRIVGIEGDRAGYLWLSTNHGICRFDPRTGMVRNYDVGDGLPSNDFLENAVFSTSREILFGSLNGLVRLIPNNIRDDRRPFAVHITDFKVLNKSHPLTDSVIRLAYNENFVSFEFAALTYVLPQQSRYAYQLTGVDPKWVSSGNRRFASYTDLPPGNYQFRVKASNSDGIWNDKGTSVRLVIGSPWWATPWAYGVYFLLAGGVIVGSVRAYTSRIRREQELELNRKQTEQLKAVDELKTRFFSNITHEFRTPLSLILSPVEKLLQEPSFDTPTQQTLSMVQRNARQLLRLINQLLDLSKLEANSMGVAMMQGIIPEFIGQLIDTFLASAEQKGIQLVYTTEPMPQEYLFDADKWEKILTNLLSNAVKFTPSGGQVTVKLSLTPPATQSGQPTVGLIVTDTGIGIPASELPRIFDRFYQVDNSRTRAYEGTGIGLSLVKELVDLLGGTITVDSTHGQGTTFSLTLPVKPAAEAAAAAQVPRAVPTGDDRPTLASPASMLPQPPRVGTDSDEDLLTPLILVVEDNEELREFIARELSTTYRVMTAANGEAGWALAQTELPDVVVSDVMMPLMDGHELTRLLKTHPETEHIAVIILSAKAAYQSRVEGLKEGADDYLAKPFHLPELHLRLNNLVSRQQKLRDYYRRQLTQPETPVPLETELDPFLRQVYEILEKHLTEVDISVDWLADRMAMSRKTLYRKVQTLTQLAPNDLIRQYRLRKAADLLRGGLNAAETAYETGFKTQSHFAKVFKGFYGSTPTDFPNKPIE; translated from the coding sequence CGAGTCTACCTGTCCCGCGTACGCAGGTTTTTTTTTCTTCTCCTGGCATTAATACCCGCACTGGGGCCAGCCGTGGCTCAGCAGGCAACCGAGTCGTTCGAACACTTATCCGTTGCTGACGGACTTTCTCACAATTCAGTCAACTGCATCCTTCAGGACCGGGCCGGGTTCATGTGGCTGGGCACCAAAGACGGCCTGAACTGCTACGACGGGTATACATTCACCGTTTTTCGGCCCGACCCCACCGATCCTGCGCATAGCTTTCACAGCAACCGGGTGTCGGGGCTATTTCAGGATCACCTGGACCGGATATGGGCCGTAACGGAAGGAGGTGGCCTGCACGAAGTGAACCGGCTAACCGGCCGGGTAACGCCCCACCCCATTCAGGGTGCCGGCGCTAATCGATGGAACAACCAGCTGGCCGTCTATGAAGACCGTCAGGGGATGCTCTGGATCAGTACCTACAACGGGCTGGCCCGGTACGATGCGGCCAACCGGCATTTTACCCTCTACCCATCGCCCCAGCCGGATATGCCCATCAAGCGGATCTTCGAAGATAAGCAGCAGCGCCTGTGGGTATCTACCGCCAAAGGACTGCACCTCTTCGACCGCCGTCGTGGTCGGTACACGCTGGTTCCGGCACCCGTAGCGGGAGACCAGCCCGTATTCAACTCTATCTACCTCGACAACAGCAATCGGCTGTGGCTTGGTACGGCCGGGCACGGACTATTCTGGATCGATCTGAGCAAACAGCCACTGACGATCAATCCCTGCAACCCGGGCGGCAACATTCATAAGTTCGTCTTTCTGTACGCCGTTCAGCGCGACGACCGGCAGAACACCTGGGTTGGCACAACCGAAGGTCTGCAAGTCATCAGCGCCGATATGCGTCAAGTCAAAACCTACCGGCCCGACCCCACCACACCCGGAGCCATCAGCAGCATAAACGCCCAGGTCGTTTATTTTGACCGGGCCGGAACGCTATGGATAGGGACCGATAATGGTATCGACAAGAAGCCCGTTAATACCAAACCCTTTGTGACCTACCAGGTCAAGCGAACCATCGGGACTGCCAATCTGGTTGAGAACCGGGTTAATGCCGTTGTGCTTGACGGGCAGAACCGGCTCTGGCTCAGCAATCACCATGCCCTGTACCGAACCGACAGCCAGCAGAACAACCCCGTCCAGATCGACCCGGCGCGGTTGGGCGGGTCGGCTACGCGCCGAAACATCGTATTTTCGCTGCTGCCCAACGGCAAATCGGGCGTCTGGATCGGTACGGAAACCGGCCTGTACGCTTACGACGCCCAAACGGATCAGTACACCGCTTACCCCTCCGATATTTCCGCTCAGTTTATCAGCCGGGGGCCAACAGGTCACCTCTGGATTGGCTGCGAAGGCGGTATTGCCCGGTTCGATCCCACAACGCATACCTACACGTATTACAAATATGATCCTGCCGCTACCGGTAACACGGGGCTGCCCGACCGGTTTGTGTATACCTTGCTGGCCAGCCGCACCGGCAATGTATGGGTAGCAATCAATGGTAAGGGCATCAGCCGGCTCGACCCCGCCACGGGCCGGTTCACGCACTACAGCGCCGGTAGCCGGCCGGGGCAACTTAACAATGATGAGGTACTGACCTTTTACGAAGATGAAGCCGGTATGCTCTGGATCGGAACCAACCAGGGTGGCCTGAACCGGCTGGATCCCAAAACGGGGCGTTTCTCGGCTTTCACTACGCGCGAGGGGCTACCCAGCAACCGGATCGTTGGTATCGAGGGCGACCGGGCCGGCTATCTCTGGCTGAGTACCAACCACGGCATTTGCCGGTTCGACCCACGAACCGGTATGGTCCGGAACTACGATGTGGGCGACGGGCTACCGAGCAATGATTTTCTGGAAAATGCCGTCTTCAGTACAAGCCGGGAGATCCTGTTTGGTAGTCTCAACGGGCTGGTTAGGCTAATTCCCAATAACATCCGGGACGACAGGCGCCCTTTCGCCGTTCATATCACCGATTTCAAAGTCCTGAACAAAAGCCATCCATTAACCGATAGCGTCATTCGGCTGGCGTACAATGAAAATTTTGTCTCATTCGAATTTGCGGCCCTAACCTATGTGCTGCCCCAGCAGAGCCGGTATGCCTACCAGCTCACGGGCGTCGATCCCAAGTGGGTATCGAGTGGCAACCGGCGGTTTGCCAGCTATACCGACCTGCCGCCCGGCAACTACCAGTTTCGGGTAAAAGCGTCCAACAGTGACGGGATCTGGAATGATAAGGGAACGTCGGTACGGCTCGTCATTGGCTCGCCCTGGTGGGCTACCCCCTGGGCATACGGCGTGTATTTCCTGCTAGCCGGGGGCGTCATCGTTGGGTCGGTACGCGCCTACACAAGCCGTATCCGGCGCGAGCAGGAGCTGGAACTTAACCGCAAACAAACGGAGCAGCTTAAAGCGGTCGATGAACTCAAAACCCGCTTCTTTTCCAACATCACCCACGAGTTCCGCACCCCTCTGTCGCTCATCCTGTCGCCGGTGGAAAAGCTGCTGCAAGAGCCCTCTTTCGACACGCCTACCCAGCAGACCCTGTCTATGGTTCAGCGGAATGCCCGTCAGCTGCTTCGACTCATCAACCAGCTGCTGGATCTGTCCAAGCTGGAAGCCAACAGCATGGGCGTTGCTATGATGCAGGGTATCATTCCAGAGTTCATCGGCCAGTTGATCGACACGTTTTTGGCATCGGCGGAGCAGAAGGGAATCCAGCTGGTCTACACAACGGAACCGATGCCGCAGGAATACCTCTTCGACGCAGACAAATGGGAGAAAATTCTGACGAACCTGTTGTCGAACGCGGTAAAGTTCACTCCCTCCGGCGGTCAGGTAACGGTAAAGCTGTCGCTGACACCACCAGCCACCCAGTCCGGACAGCCTACCGTTGGCCTTATCGTAACCGATACGGGTATTGGCATTCCGGCCAGTGAACTTCCCCGCATTTTTGACCGCTTCTACCAGGTCGACAACTCCCGTACCCGCGCCTATGAAGGAACCGGCATTGGCCTGTCACTAGTGAAAGAACTGGTCGACCTGCTTGGAGGGACCATTACGGTCGACAGTACCCACGGCCAGGGGACAACCTTCTCGCTGACCCTGCCGGTGAAGCCGGCCGCTGAAGCAGCCGCGGCAGCCCAGGTGCCGAGAGCCGTACCAACCGGCGACGATCGACCAACCCTGGCAAGCCCCGCTAGTATGCTCCCCCAACCGCCCCGGGTTGGTACCGATTCGGACGAAGACCTGCTGACACCCCTCATACTGGTGGTAGAAGATAATGAAGAGCTGCGCGAGTTTATCGCTCGCGAGCTGTCAACGACGTACCGTGTCATGACGGCCGCCAATGGCGAAGCGGGCTGGGCGCTGGCGCAGACTGAACTCCCCGACGTTGTTGTATCAGACGTGATGATGCCGCTGATGGATGGGCATGAACTTACCCGGCTCCTGAAAACGCACCCGGAAACCGAGCATATTGCGGTCATTATTTTGTCGGCCAAAGCGGCTTACCAGAGCCGGGTTGAGGGCCTTAAAGAAGGAGCCGATGACTACCTGGCCAAGCCATTTCACCTGCCCGAGCTTCATCTGCGCCTGAACAATCTCGTTAGCCGGCAGCAGAAGCTGCGCGATTACTATCGTCGACAACTCACCCAGCCCGAAACACCCGTTCCCCTCGAAACAGAGCTGGACCCGTTCCTGCGTCAGGTGTACGAAATTCTGGAGAAGCACCTCACGGAGGTCGACATCAGTGTCGACTGGCTTGCCGACCGGATGGCCATGAGCCGCAAGACACTCTACCGAAAAGTGCAGACGCTGACGCAACTGGCTCCGAACGACCTGATCCGGCAATACCGGCTTCGCAAAGCGGCCGATTTACTCCGGGGTGGCCTCAACGCAGCCGAGACGGCTTACGAGACGGGCTTCAAAACACAGTCGCACTTTGCCAAGGTCTTTAAAGGATTCTACGGGTCCACACCAACCGACTTCCCCAACAAGCCCATAGAATAG
- a CDS encoding flavin-containing monooxygenase: MKPDVDVAIIGAGFAGLGAAVRLKQRGQTSFLVFERAAEVGGTWRDNVYPGCACDVPSHLYSLSFAPNPNWSRMYSTQPEILDYLKHVVATYQLAPAIRYNTAIIRTEFSEEDAFWTLTDHRGNQTTARVVIGAIGPLNRPSLPTIAGMDSFAGRAFHSSNWDSTCDFTGKRVAVIGTGASAIQIVPQLALVAGQLTVFQRTAPYVTPRMDRAISAREQRLFRRMPIVQKTYRSFIYWLNELRGLSFLGNETFNRLGTKEALKHLNAAIKDPVLRARVTPDYKLGCKRVLVSDDYYPALTRPNVELVTDRIDRATPAGIVTTDGTERPFDYIIFGTGFVASEIICDLHIVGRKGHNLFDQWLETGPEAHYGITASGYPNLLFLVGPNTGLGHTSIIHMIESQVQYVLGYLDLLDRAGPGAFLDVKAEAQKEYNAGIQQKLAGTVWASGCQSWYMDSRGKNTTLWPALTVTYRQATRRVNPAHYDVVRVGNREALPA; the protein is encoded by the coding sequence ATGAAGCCCGATGTTGATGTTGCCATTATTGGGGCTGGCTTTGCCGGTCTGGGGGCGGCCGTCCGACTGAAACAGCGGGGCCAAACTTCTTTCCTCGTTTTTGAACGGGCGGCTGAGGTTGGCGGAACCTGGCGGGACAATGTGTATCCGGGTTGCGCCTGCGACGTACCGTCTCATTTGTATTCCCTGTCGTTCGCGCCCAATCCCAACTGGTCGCGCATGTACTCCACCCAACCCGAGATCCTTGACTACCTCAAACACGTAGTAGCCACCTACCAGCTGGCGCCGGCCATTCGGTATAACACGGCTATTATTCGCACGGAGTTTTCTGAAGAAGATGCATTCTGGACGCTCACCGACCACCGGGGTAACCAGACTACGGCCCGCGTCGTCATTGGCGCTATCGGCCCCCTGAACCGACCCAGCCTGCCGACTATTGCCGGTATGGACAGTTTCGCGGGTCGGGCTTTTCATTCGTCCAACTGGGATTCAACCTGCGATTTCACCGGTAAGCGGGTGGCCGTGATTGGCACCGGGGCCAGTGCTATTCAGATCGTGCCGCAGCTGGCGCTCGTTGCCGGGCAGTTGACCGTATTCCAGCGAACCGCGCCTTACGTAACCCCGCGTATGGATCGGGCTATATCTGCGCGGGAGCAACGGCTGTTTCGGCGGATGCCCATCGTTCAGAAAACGTATCGTTCGTTCATCTACTGGCTGAACGAACTGCGCGGGCTATCGTTCCTGGGCAATGAAACCTTTAACCGGTTAGGGACGAAAGAAGCCTTGAAGCACCTGAATGCCGCTATTAAAGACCCCGTGCTCCGCGCCAGGGTCACCCCCGATTACAAGCTTGGATGCAAGCGGGTACTGGTTTCCGATGACTATTACCCGGCACTCACCCGGCCCAACGTGGAGCTGGTGACCGACCGGATTGACAGGGCTACACCAGCCGGTATCGTTACCACCGATGGCACTGAACGCCCGTTTGATTATATCATTTTTGGAACGGGCTTCGTCGCATCAGAAATCATCTGCGACCTGCACATCGTGGGTCGGAAGGGGCACAACCTTTTCGACCAGTGGCTCGAAACGGGCCCCGAGGCTCACTATGGTATTACCGCGTCGGGCTACCCCAATCTTTTGTTTCTGGTAGGGCCTAATACCGGACTGGGGCATACCTCCATTATCCACATGATTGAGTCGCAGGTTCAGTACGTACTGGGCTATCTCGATCTATTGGATCGGGCAGGCCCTGGGGCTTTTCTGGATGTGAAAGCCGAAGCACAGAAAGAATACAACGCCGGCATTCAGCAAAAGCTGGCTGGCACGGTATGGGCATCGGGCTGCCAAAGCTGGTACATGGACTCGCGCGGCAAGAACACAACGCTCTGGCCCGCGCTCACCGTGACCTACCGCCAGGCAACTCGGCGCGTTAACCCGGCTCATTACGACGTTGTTCGCGTGGGCAATCGGGAAGCACTACCCGCCTGA
- a CDS encoding NAD(P)/FAD-dependent oxidoreductase: MPSSLIIGAGMAGLTAARELSRHGWNVTVLDKGRGLGGRLATRRLEQARLDHGAQYFSATTPEFQETVQALVANGVSTEWPLNGGDTTFGQPRYIGIDGMNTVAKALAKNLTVRTGETVIAIRPVTNGWLVETASGQRYPADTLLITIPAPQALSLLQQSDYILPVDDAVSLAAIDYEPCLAVMAALNQSSALPEPGAFRYETGDIAWIVDNTRKGISPNQPSVTIHASADFSRAHFDSDLDGAGQYLLQQVSQWIPAGSINAVQVHRWRYSLARQRHPAPFLAVNTVHPLLFGGDGFGAGNVEGAYTSGLQMARFLTAT; encoded by the coding sequence ATGCCTTCATCTCTTATCATTGGCGCGGGTATGGCGGGGTTAACAGCCGCCCGTGAACTGAGCCGGCACGGCTGGAACGTTACCGTGTTGGACAAAGGCCGTGGTCTGGGCGGACGGCTGGCAACCCGGCGGCTGGAGCAGGCGCGGCTGGATCATGGCGCTCAATATTTTTCGGCTACTACGCCCGAATTTCAGGAGACCGTTCAAGCTCTCGTTGCCAATGGCGTCAGTACCGAATGGCCTCTGAACGGGGGCGACACTACGTTTGGCCAGCCCCGTTACATCGGTATCGACGGTATGAATACCGTTGCCAAAGCGCTGGCGAAAAACCTGACCGTTCGAACGGGAGAAACCGTTATCGCCATCCGGCCCGTAACCAACGGATGGCTCGTTGAGACAGCGTCGGGACAGCGTTACCCGGCCGATACGCTCCTGATTACCATACCCGCCCCGCAGGCGTTGTCACTGCTTCAACAAAGCGACTATATCCTGCCTGTGGATGACGCCGTATCGCTGGCGGCTATTGACTACGAACCCTGCCTGGCCGTTATGGCTGCCCTGAACCAGTCCAGTGCCCTGCCCGAACCCGGTGCTTTTCGCTACGAAACCGGCGATATAGCCTGGATTGTCGATAACACCCGAAAGGGCATTTCACCGAATCAACCATCAGTAACTATTCACGCCAGCGCCGACTTCAGCCGCGCGCATTTCGACAGCGATCTGGACGGGGCTGGTCAGTACCTGCTTCAGCAGGTGAGCCAATGGATTCCCGCCGGTTCAATAAACGCGGTACAGGTCCACCGGTGGCGGTACAGCCTTGCCCGGCAACGGCATCCAGCGCCTTTTCTGGCCGTCAACACCGTTCATCCGCTGCTATTCGGGGGCGATGGGTTCGGGGCCGGTAACGTAGAGGGCGCTTATACGTCAGGCCTGCAGATGGCCCGTTTTCTAACCGCTACGTAG
- a CDS encoding TetR/AcrR family transcriptional regulator encodes MTMERILRAMGDVMAERGTEKAGINAVAERAGVNKVLIYRYFGGWNGLLEAYVQRGFFLSMFNEKFLESVPDSLPAENRSKVWSEYTIQFMREFRARKPSQELIRWEMSHGETELARRLADFRDQSYKDLIDKLAPYSDFDPVAITSLMVAAVTHMVLISTQRDKIVDIDLRTEAGWERLETAIRRIYSSLNIALERENAKKVEAK; translated from the coding sequence ATGACCATGGAACGTATCCTTCGCGCGATGGGCGATGTGATGGCTGAGCGGGGTACCGAAAAGGCGGGTATCAATGCCGTTGCCGAGCGTGCAGGCGTCAACAAGGTGCTCATCTACCGTTATTTTGGTGGTTGGAATGGATTATTGGAAGCGTATGTACAGCGCGGGTTCTTCCTGTCCATGTTCAATGAGAAGTTTCTCGAATCAGTACCTGATTCACTGCCTGCCGAAAATCGCAGCAAGGTATGGTCGGAGTACACCATTCAGTTCATGCGCGAGTTTCGCGCCCGCAAGCCGTCCCAGGAGTTGATCCGGTGGGAAATGAGCCACGGTGAGACGGAACTCGCCCGTCGGCTTGCCGACTTTCGCGATCAGTCCTACAAAGATCTGATTGACAAACTGGCTCCCTATTCCGATTTCGATCCTGTCGCTATTACCAGCCTGATGGTTGCTGCCGTCACGCACATGGTCCTCATCAGCACCCAGCGGGATAAGATTGTCGATATCGATCTTCGCACAGAGGCTGGCTGGGAACGCCTGGAAACGGCCATTCGCCGAATTTATTCGAGCTTGAATATTGCGCTCGAACGGGAAAATGCCAAGAAAGTAGAAGCCAAATAA